Proteins encoded by one window of Halorussus salinus:
- a CDS encoding DUF7537 family lipoprotein has translation MRRKALQLLVVASLVALAGCSGALSGGDGAQTLDDVTYPAGVSENGTNLTALADAHENTLQNQSFTLEVASTVNSSMGNQSVALDAAVGADREEIRVNGSALGQDVSVYVTEEKRFTRLNVADGEARYQVADRTPESSQIVPSSYTGRSYLDRFAGSGNFTPTGVRTVEGTTLVVLEADGSNATQSQQMNVTDYNATMLVDQQGVVHSVSVEVSAARQGQQARTEFSMNVSDVGETTVAEPAWLDEARNSTDS, from the coding sequence ATGCGACGCAAAGCCCTCCAGTTGCTCGTCGTCGCCTCCCTCGTGGCCCTCGCCGGTTGCTCCGGCGCGCTCTCGGGCGGCGACGGCGCACAGACGCTAGACGACGTAACGTACCCCGCGGGCGTCTCGGAGAACGGGACCAATCTGACGGCCCTCGCCGACGCCCACGAGAACACCCTCCAGAACCAGAGCTTCACCCTCGAAGTCGCGTCCACCGTCAACTCCTCGATGGGCAACCAGTCGGTCGCGCTCGACGCCGCCGTCGGGGCCGACCGCGAGGAGATTCGCGTGAACGGTTCCGCGCTCGGGCAGGACGTGTCGGTCTACGTGACCGAGGAGAAGCGATTCACGCGCTTGAACGTCGCCGACGGCGAGGCGCGGTATCAGGTCGCCGACCGCACGCCCGAGTCGAGCCAAATCGTCCCGTCGTCGTACACCGGCCGGAGCTACCTCGACCGGTTCGCCGGGTCGGGTAACTTCACGCCGACCGGCGTCCGCACCGTCGAGGGCACGACGCTCGTCGTCCTCGAAGCCGACGGGAGCAACGCGACTCAGAGCCAGCAGATGAACGTCACCGACTACAACGCGACGATGCTGGTGGACCAGCAGGGCGTCGTCCACTCGGTGTCGGTCGAGGTCTCGGCCGCCCGACAGGGCCAGCAGGCCCGGACCGAGTTCTCGATGAACGTCTCGGACGTGGGCGAGACGACCGTCGCGGAACCGGCGTGGCTCGACGAGGCCCGCAACTCGACGGACTCGTAG
- a CDS encoding winged helix-turn-helix domain-containing protein, which translates to MSTPRTDESSAESAVEADAENTVLTDILGPHAKVKILVALLGENDRDLNPTDIARLAGIDRSTFYEHIDDLVAYDIVEETRTVGNSQMYQINRDNPAAEDLAQLEWDLLDCIPEE; encoded by the coding sequence ATGAGTACACCGCGGACCGACGAAAGCTCGGCCGAGTCCGCAGTCGAAGCTGACGCCGAGAACACCGTTCTTACGGACATTCTCGGCCCGCACGCGAAGGTAAAGATTCTCGTCGCTCTGCTCGGCGAGAACGACCGCGACCTCAACCCGACCGACATCGCCCGACTAGCCGGTATCGACCGAAGCACGTTCTACGAACATATCGACGACCTCGTTGCCTACGATATCGTCGAGGAGACCCGGACCGTCGGTAACAGCCAGATGTACCAAATAAACCGCGATAACCCCGCCGCCGAGGACCTCGCACAGTTGGAGTGGGACCTCTTGGACTGCATCCCCGAGGAGTAG
- a CDS encoding ribbon-helix-helix domain-containing protein, which produces MSKISVEVPDELLEDLDGHVGEEGKFVNRSEAIRASVRKMLDVLDEIDERHGRLEDD; this is translated from the coding sequence ATGAGCAAGATAAGCGTCGAAGTGCCCGACGAACTCCTCGAAGACCTCGACGGCCACGTCGGCGAGGAGGGCAAGTTCGTCAACCGGAGCGAGGCCATCCGCGCGTCGGTCCGGAAGATGCTGGACGTACTGGACGAGATAGACGAGCGCCACGGCCGACTCGAAGACGACTGA
- a CDS encoding GrpB family protein, whose protein sequence is MGAYRIEIAEYDPEWPVRFEREATRMRNVLGETVVSVEHVGSTAVPGLAAKPIVDICPVVTDMDDGERCADLLQQNGYYRSEKDRGDDWIELGRTADDGQEFNVHVRPRNSDAVSRYLLLREYLRDHPAARDEYARIKRAAAEKHPEDVPKYTREKSDFIESVVEKARVEGYDPDF, encoded by the coding sequence ATGGGAGCGTACCGAATCGAAATCGCCGAGTACGACCCCGAGTGGCCGGTCCGGTTCGAGCGCGAAGCGACTCGGATGCGGAACGTTCTCGGTGAGACCGTCGTCAGCGTCGAACACGTTGGTAGCACCGCCGTGCCGGGCCTCGCGGCCAAGCCAATCGTGGACATCTGTCCGGTCGTCACCGACATGGACGACGGCGAGCGGTGTGCCGACCTCCTCCAGCAGAACGGCTACTATCGGAGCGAGAAAGACCGGGGCGACGACTGGATCGAACTCGGTCGAACCGCCGACGACGGCCAAGAGTTCAACGTCCACGTCCGGCCGCGGAACTCCGACGCCGTGTCGCGGTATCTTCTACTTCGGGAGTACCTGCGCGACCATCCCGCGGCCCGCGACGAGTACGCCCGAATCAAGCGCGCCGCCGCCGAGAAGCATCCCGAGGACGTGCCGAAGTACACCCGCGAGAAATCGGACTTCATCGAGTCGGTCGTCGAAAAAGCGCGAGTCGAAGGGTACGACCCCGACTTCTGA
- a CDS encoding ORC1-type DNA replication protein, whose translation MADDPEEGMLSWDESVFRDEHVFEIDYVPETFAHRESEMRSLKYALRPAARGSRPLNVIARGPPGTGKTTAVQKVFGELGAQTDVRTVRVNCQVDSTRYSVFSRIFEGIFEYEPPSSGISFKKLFRQITEKLVEEDEVLVVALDDVNYLFYEGEASDTLYSLLRAHEAHSGAKIGVIVVSSDLNLDVIEDLDGRVQSVFRPEEVYFPVYDNEEIVDILRHRVERGFHEGVVSADVLDEVAELTAESGDLRVGIDLLRRAGLNAEMRASRSVNLQDVEEAYEKSKYVHLSHSLQALSESEIELLEVIAQHDGERAGDVYDAFHDQTGLGYTRYSEIINKLDQLDIIDATYTNVEGRGRSRQLSLRYEPEAVLNRLEGN comes from the coding sequence ATGGCAGACGACCCCGAGGAGGGGATGCTCTCGTGGGACGAATCCGTGTTCCGGGACGAACACGTCTTCGAGATAGATTACGTCCCCGAGACGTTCGCCCACCGCGAGAGCGAGATGCGGAGCCTGAAATACGCGCTCCGGCCCGCCGCTCGCGGCTCGCGTCCCCTCAACGTCATCGCTCGCGGCCCGCCGGGAACTGGCAAGACCACGGCGGTCCAGAAGGTGTTCGGCGAACTCGGGGCCCAGACCGACGTGCGGACCGTCCGCGTGAACTGTCAGGTCGATTCGACGCGCTACTCGGTGTTCTCGCGTATCTTCGAGGGCATCTTCGAGTACGAACCGCCCTCGTCGGGCATCTCGTTCAAGAAGCTGTTCCGCCAGATTACCGAGAAACTGGTCGAGGAGGACGAGGTACTCGTCGTCGCGCTGGACGACGTGAACTACCTCTTCTACGAGGGCGAGGCATCCGACACGCTCTACTCCTTGCTCCGGGCGCACGAGGCCCACAGCGGGGCCAAAATCGGCGTCATCGTCGTCTCCTCGGACCTGAACTTGGACGTAATCGAGGACTTGGACGGTCGCGTCCAGAGCGTCTTCCGCCCCGAGGAGGTCTACTTCCCGGTGTACGACAACGAGGAGATAGTGGACATCCTGCGCCACCGCGTCGAGCGGGGCTTCCACGAGGGGGTCGTCTCGGCCGACGTGTTGGACGAGGTGGCCGAACTCACCGCCGAGAGCGGCGACCTGCGGGTCGGCATCGACTTACTGCGGCGCGCGGGCCTGAACGCCGAGATGCGCGCGAGTCGGAGCGTCAACCTCCAAGACGTGGAAGAGGCCTACGAGAAGTCCAAGTACGTCCACCTGAGCCACAGCCTACAGGCCCTCTCGGAGAGCGAAATCGAACTGCTGGAAGTCATCGCCCAGCACGACGGCGAGCGCGCCGGCGACGTGTACGACGCGTTCCACGACCAGACCGGACTGGGCTACACCCGCTACTCCGAGATTATCAACAAACTCGACCAACTCGACATCATCGACGCGACCTACACCAACGTCGAGGGTCGCGGGCGCTCGCGGCAACTCTCCCTGCGCTACGAACCCGAGGCCGTGCTGAATCGGCTCGAAGGGAACTGA
- a CDS encoding twin-arginine translocation signal domain-containing protein has product MSRDDSRESEISRRSVLKAVGAGAGAAVIPSLGVETASASDVTQAEMERAAAAHDDAVRARWTVAEEARSVLDELAAEEVLSSDDLGALDFEGTETLGMQKDGVAAGQITVPVETDDYTGEVVVRPELDEALASVTPRDGGDPLTVDARGDAVETKDVRTELDCSTTKCFAGCYQFSQSCSDGTCETVTDGCCACPGDPI; this is encoded by the coding sequence ATGTCGCGAGATGATTCACGAGAGAGCGAAATCAGTCGGCGCTCGGTGCTGAAAGCGGTCGGCGCGGGAGCAGGGGCGGCCGTCATCCCGTCGCTCGGGGTCGAAACCGCGAGCGCGAGCGACGTGACGCAGGCCGAGATGGAGCGGGCCGCCGCGGCCCACGACGACGCCGTGCGGGCGCGCTGGACCGTCGCCGAGGAGGCCCGCTCGGTGCTGGACGAACTCGCCGCCGAGGAGGTCCTCTCCTCGGACGACCTCGGTGCGCTCGACTTCGAGGGTACAGAAACCCTCGGGATGCAGAAAGACGGCGTGGCCGCGGGCCAGATTACGGTGCCCGTCGAGACCGACGACTACACCGGCGAGGTCGTCGTCAGGCCGGAACTGGACGAGGCGCTCGCGTCGGTGACGCCGCGCGACGGCGGCGACCCCCTCACGGTGGACGCCCGCGGCGACGCGGTGGAGACGAAGGACGTGCGGACCGAACTCGACTGCTCGACCACGAAGTGTTTCGCCGGTTGCTACCAGTTCAGCCAGTCGTGCAGCGACGGCACCTGTGAGACGGTCACCGACGGGTGCTGTGCGTGTCCGGGCGACCCCATCTGA
- the tatC gene encoding twin-arginine translocase subunit TatC, which translates to MADESEATASNLTPADDTAAPPRETETLNDPAARPEEPLEDEEMPLADHIEEMVKRLAVVIVVAGTITAIALPFSEQVINFLWYNIIPFDQLGEQARPRLYHPLALVLTKLKVGSLAGIVVALPVFVYQTYLFMRPGLYPHERRYYLAAVPTSLILAVVGVSFAFFLVLPAVFTYFISYTEGAAQLAFGLTKTFNLILMLMGYLAVVFQIPLFIMLAIMMGLTTRQWLADRRLLFWGAFLGISFLFTPDPTGMAPILVTLTMITLFEGTLALLKWTGN; encoded by the coding sequence ATGGCTGACGAATCGGAGGCGACGGCCAGCAATCTCACGCCCGCGGACGACACGGCCGCTCCGCCGCGGGAGACGGAGACGCTGAACGACCCGGCCGCAAGACCGGAGGAGCCGCTGGAAGACGAGGAGATGCCGCTGGCCGACCACATCGAGGAGATGGTGAAGCGGCTCGCGGTCGTCATCGTCGTCGCAGGGACGATTACTGCAATCGCGCTTCCGTTCTCCGAGCAGGTTATCAACTTCCTGTGGTACAACATCATCCCGTTCGACCAGCTCGGCGAGCAGGCGCGGCCGCGGCTCTACCACCCGCTCGCGTTGGTGCTGACCAAACTGAAGGTCGGTAGCCTCGCGGGCATCGTCGTCGCGCTCCCAGTGTTCGTCTATCAGACGTACCTCTTCATGCGGCCCGGCCTGTATCCCCACGAACGTCGCTACTACCTCGCGGCGGTGCCGACGAGTCTGATACTGGCGGTCGTCGGCGTCAGTTTCGCCTTCTTCCTCGTGTTGCCCGCGGTGTTCACGTACTTCATCTCCTACACCGAAGGGGCCGCGCAGTTGGCGTTCGGCCTGACGAAGACGTTCAACCTCATTCTAATGTTGATGGGGTATCTGGCGGTCGTGTTCCAGATTCCGCTGTTCATCATGCTCGCCATCATGATGGGGCTGACGACCCGCCAGTGGCTCGCGGACCGTCGCCTGCTGTTCTGGGGCGCGTTCCTCGGCATCTCGTTCCTGTTCACGCCCGACCCGACCGGGATGGCTCCCATCCTCGTCACGCTGACGATGATCACCCTGTTCGAGGGAACGCTCGCGCTCCTCAAGTGGACCGGGAACTGA
- the larE gene encoding ATP-dependent sacrificial sulfur transferase LarE, whose protein sequence is MATIEEKARAVREDLADREGVLVAFSGGVDSSVVAALAHDALGDDAVACTAKSETLPEAELADAKRVADEIGVRHEIVSFSELDDPDFVVNGDDRCYHCRTMRLGKMFETADELGIPVVCDGTNASDADGGHRPGLQAVEELDAYSPLLAHDIDKDEVRELADDYDLSVADKPSMACLSSRIPTGLEVTEEKLSRVEQAEELVRQWGFSQFRVRDHDGLARIEVGRDELDAALNEDFVAAARERLTDIGFDHVTLDLHGYRTGSVSPEGDESEADTGEATAEGGDDGDEPLVEDVFSSEYPTAE, encoded by the coding sequence ATGGCTACTATCGAGGAGAAGGCCCGTGCGGTCCGGGAGGACCTCGCGGACCGCGAGGGCGTACTCGTCGCGTTCTCCGGTGGGGTGGATTCGTCGGTCGTCGCGGCGCTGGCACACGACGCGCTCGGCGACGACGCGGTGGCGTGTACCGCCAAGAGCGAGACCCTGCCCGAGGCGGAACTCGCCGACGCCAAGCGCGTCGCGGACGAAATCGGCGTTCGCCACGAGATAGTGTCGTTCTCGGAGTTGGACGACCCCGACTTCGTGGTCAACGGCGACGACCGATGTTATCACTGCCGGACGATGCGTCTCGGCAAGATGTTCGAGACGGCCGACGAGTTGGGGATTCCGGTGGTCTGTGACGGCACGAACGCCAGCGACGCCGACGGCGGCCACCGTCCCGGACTACAGGCGGTCGAAGAACTCGACGCCTACTCGCCGCTGCTGGCCCACGACATCGACAAGGACGAGGTCCGGGAACTGGCCGACGACTACGACCTCTCGGTCGCCGACAAGCCCTCGATGGCGTGTCTCTCGTCGCGGATTCCGACCGGACTCGAAGTCACCGAGGAGAAACTCTCTCGCGTCGAGCAGGCCGAGGAGTTGGTCCGCCAGTGGGGGTTCTCGCAGTTCCGGGTGCGGGACCACGACGGTCTCGCCCGCATCGAGGTCGGCCGCGACGAACTCGACGCGGCGCTGAACGAGGACTTCGTGGCGGCCGCCCGCGAGCGATTGACCGATATCGGGTTCGACCACGTGACGCTGGACCTCCACGGCTACCGGACCGGGAGCGTCAGCCCCGAGGGCGACGAGAGCGAGGCCGACACCGGCGAGGCGACGGCCGAGGGCGGAGACGACGGCGACGAACCGCTGGTCGAAGATGTGTTCTCCTCGGAGTATCCCACCGCGGAGTAG
- the tatC gene encoding twin-arginine translocase subunit TatC, with protein sequence MSGTGSSVVDEDTARAVNSGRETIGAMLSTAQEHLQKVFIVFLVGFVASFYALRSAGWPFLKEVTKSQMPPSLAEQVTVIAVTPFDVILLQAKIGAIAGGVVALPVLLYYSRDSLRQRSWYPGAPIARWKIAILVLLALALFTGGMLYGYGVFFPLMFQFLADNATNAGFETRYSIVKWTEFIAFLSLSFGLAAELPLAMSGLAYTGIVKYETFRDKWRYAVMGIFLFGAVASPPDPFTQIMWATPLILLYGFSLYLTKIVVTLKRGSERLSFFGVVRNNAIRMLGVPALAFLLVRFFFTRAGVETINAELPAKYALPAVESVVGLPRQESVLVASGAVALVAFVVTFLYFLTQELNEVAANVSAPAAGAPGDIDLENLDAGAVRAAPPEVFADMSEEDAVGHAREAMDADNAEKAQAILDRYDELNPEDDEEDEAAEAAAGAAAGAEATDAEAADEEVEEATFPRESDEPDDSGNVFESTAAGMADAFTEDETTEDDIGGWFYDLRFIFESLTSKMFRIVGLFMIVLAGVFTFLYRGGIGVIRRDFLERLPREVRPEMGSGETVLNIVTLHPVEALVFEVKIATLLGAVAVVPLVLYYSWPAMKERGLAAGDRRVFGLWSVTIAAGLVAGSALGYTIVAPSVISWLVADALRAEMIISYRVSNFFWLVFFTTAGIGLLADVPLTMWLFERGGIVSFDAMKDRWREVVIAIFAVAGLATPDSIYTMFLVAIPLSVAYLIGLGGLFVVTAGGRR encoded by the coding sequence ATGTCCGGGACTGGAAGTAGCGTCGTCGACGAGGACACCGCCCGCGCCGTCAACAGCGGCCGAGAGACCATCGGAGCGATGCTCTCGACGGCGCAGGAGCATCTACAGAAGGTATTCATCGTCTTCCTCGTCGGCTTCGTCGCGTCTTTCTACGCGCTTCGTTCCGCCGGGTGGCCATTCCTCAAAGAAGTTACCAAATCCCAGATGCCGCCCTCGCTGGCCGAGCAAGTCACCGTCATCGCGGTGACGCCGTTCGACGTGATTCTCCTACAGGCGAAGATAGGAGCTATCGCGGGCGGCGTCGTCGCGCTCCCGGTCTTGCTGTACTACTCGCGCGACTCGCTCCGCCAACGCTCGTGGTACCCCGGCGCACCCATCGCTCGCTGGAAGATAGCGATACTCGTCTTGCTCGCGCTGGCGCTGTTCACCGGCGGCATGCTGTACGGCTACGGCGTCTTCTTCCCGCTGATGTTCCAGTTCCTCGCGGACAACGCCACGAACGCTGGCTTCGAGACGCGCTACTCCATCGTGAAGTGGACCGAGTTCATCGCGTTCCTCTCGCTGTCGTTCGGTCTCGCCGCGGAACTCCCGCTGGCGATGAGCGGACTGGCCTACACCGGCATCGTCAAGTACGAGACGTTCCGCGACAAGTGGCGCTACGCCGTCATGGGCATCTTCCTGTTCGGTGCCGTCGCGTCGCCGCCGGACCCGTTCACCCAGATCATGTGGGCGACGCCGCTCATCCTGCTGTACGGGTTCAGCCTCTATCTCACGAAGATCGTCGTGACGCTCAAGCGCGGAAGCGAGCGACTGAGTTTCTTCGGCGTCGTCCGGAACAACGCGATTCGGATGCTCGGAGTCCCCGCGCTGGCGTTCCTGCTGGTCAGATTCTTCTTCACTCGCGCGGGCGTCGAGACCATCAACGCCGAACTCCCCGCGAAGTACGCGCTCCCGGCCGTCGAGTCGGTCGTAGGGCTTCCCCGACAGGAGTCCGTCCTCGTCGCGTCCGGCGCGGTCGCGCTGGTCGCGTTCGTCGTCACGTTCCTCTACTTCCTGACCCAAGAACTCAACGAGGTCGCCGCGAACGTCTCGGCACCGGCCGCCGGAGCGCCGGGCGACATCGACCTCGAAAATCTCGACGCGGGCGCGGTCCGCGCGGCCCCGCCGGAGGTCTTCGCCGACATGTCCGAGGAGGACGCAGTCGGCCACGCCCGCGAGGCGATGGACGCCGACAACGCCGAGAAGGCCCAAGCCATCCTCGACCGCTACGACGAACTCAACCCCGAGGACGACGAGGAGGACGAAGCCGCCGAGGCGGCCGCAGGGGCCGCGGCGGGCGCGGAGGCGACCGACGCCGAAGCCGCCGACGAGGAGGTCGAGGAGGCGACGTTCCCCCGCGAGTCCGACGAACCCGACGACTCGGGCAACGTCTTCGAGAGTACGGCCGCGGGCATGGCCGACGCCTTCACCGAGGACGAGACCACCGAGGACGACATCGGCGGGTGGTTCTACGACCTGCGGTTCATCTTCGAGAGTCTCACGTCGAAGATGTTCCGCATCGTCGGCCTGTTCATGATAGTCCTCGCGGGCGTGTTCACGTTCCTCTACCGGGGCGGCATCGGCGTCATTCGCCGGGACTTCTTGGAGCGACTGCCCCGAGAGGTCCGCCCCGAGATGGGGTCCGGCGAGACGGTGCTGAACATCGTGACGCTCCACCCCGTCGAGGCGCTCGTCTTCGAGGTCAAGATAGCGACGCTACTTGGCGCGGTGGCCGTCGTCCCGCTGGTCCTGTACTACTCGTGGCCTGCGATGAAAGAACGCGGTCTCGCCGCCGGTGACCGGCGCGTGTTCGGTCTCTGGTCGGTGACCATCGCGGCCGGACTCGTCGCCGGGAGCGCGCTGGGGTACACCATCGTCGCGCCGAGCGTCATCTCGTGGCTGGTCGCCGACGCGCTCCGCGCCGAGATGATAATCTCCTACCGGGTCAGCAACTTCTTCTGGCTCGTGTTCTTCACCACCGCGGGCATCGGCCTGCTTGCGGACGTGCCCCTGACGATGTGGCTGTTCGAGCGCGGCGGCATCGTCTCGTTCGACGCGATGAAAGACCGCTGGCGCGAGGTCGTCATCGCCATCTTCGCGGTCGCGGGGCTGGCGACGCCCGACAGCATCTACACGATGTTCCTCGTCGCCATCCCGCTCTCGGTCGCCTACCTCATCGGACTGGGCGGCCTGTTCGTCGTGACGGCTGGCGGACGACGGTAG
- a CDS encoding queuosine precursor transporter, which produces MTDHYRDTTPLPTGRIALVALFVTALVTAQLTASKLLGFSIPFSLPFSGNLLVMPGAALAYAVTFFASDCYSELYGPDEAHKMVNVGFAMNFVLLALVYSTIAAPAAPFSAVDPATFEAVLGASLNIVVASLLAYVVSQHWDVRVFHAIREATDGDSLWIRNVGSTASSQLLDTLIFVFVGFAAMPALRGGDPMGTNALLGLVVGQYVLKLGIAVADTPFVYAVVGYLRSRGSAAPAPRTAD; this is translated from the coding sequence ATGACCGACCACTACCGCGACACGACGCCGCTCCCGACCGGTCGCATCGCGCTCGTCGCGCTGTTCGTCACCGCGCTGGTGACCGCGCAGTTGACGGCCTCGAAACTCCTCGGGTTCTCGATTCCGTTCTCGCTCCCCTTCTCGGGGAACCTGCTGGTCATGCCCGGCGCGGCGCTGGCCTACGCCGTGACGTTCTTCGCGTCGGACTGCTACTCGGAACTCTACGGTCCCGACGAGGCCCACAAGATGGTCAACGTCGGCTTCGCCATGAACTTCGTCCTGCTGGCGCTGGTGTACTCGACCATCGCCGCGCCCGCCGCGCCGTTCAGCGCGGTGGACCCCGCGACGTTCGAGGCGGTCCTCGGTGCGAGCCTGAACATCGTGGTCGCCAGCCTGCTGGCGTACGTCGTCAGCCAGCACTGGGACGTGCGGGTCTTCCACGCGATTCGGGAGGCGACCGACGGCGACTCGCTGTGGATTCGGAACGTCGGCTCGACGGCGAGTAGCCAACTGCTCGACACGCTCATCTTCGTGTTCGTCGGCTTCGCCGCGATGCCCGCGCTCCGGGGCGGCGACCCGATGGGGACGAACGCCCTCCTCGGTCTCGTCGTCGGCCAGTACGTCCTCAAACTCGGCATCGCGGTCGCGGACACGCCGTTCGTCTACGCGGTCGTCGGCTACCTCCGGTCGCGCGGGTCGGCCGCGCCCGCGCCGCGGACCGCCGACTAA
- a CDS encoding helix-hairpin-helix domain-containing protein, producing the protein MELEAIPGVGSKTAAALSELDDPERALETGDVAELASAPGITEGRAAAIARGAVRRRHDDPGGFLATDRAKEIHRDALGLLKDRTVTSYGEKRLETLYPSGVSSRVEEAREFAESALERTPDPEVLEALTDVEPLADPRSVTVRDRCLATTDAERYSEAQHEMPELSVEVVEDARDLADLARGYSTVIALDEEFAGVAVEGDVRVEPDALDRPAEVVPERVLAFYAANRDCLRAAARVHRAAGIDPPLDVDALEDALSRVDSDGTVVGDDELDRLARAVDDLDAAVSTAESVANDALRDAIEEQDVTVEGSDLLSLVEQGAGVDSLLSRELSDEYAAAVEQAREELIDSLDLDTGEAEVARRAFPEEPSFPVERDDEVVSRLRDDLQAAKDRRAASRKRELAADLADRRGDAEELVRTALELDVELAVARFAEDFDCVMPEFVGDGAAESGDEATNSGFEIVGGRSPLLDVEFAAVEPVDYDVSGVALLSGVNSGGKTSTLDLVALVAILAHMGLPVPAEEVRIERFRELHYHAKTQGTLDAGAFESTLREFAGLATGGEPSAGRSSGGRASGGRSASRADGSGGAGGEDEAGGGDVSGGADRLVLVDELESITEPGASAKIIAGILEELRDGDVTGVFVSHLAAEIREMADYDVPVDGIEAKGLEDGELVVNRSPVKDHLARSTPELIVEKLAGDSDGEFYDRLLEKF; encoded by the coding sequence ATGGAGTTGGAGGCGATACCGGGCGTCGGGTCGAAGACGGCGGCGGCGCTCTCTGAGTTGGACGACCCCGAGCGCGCGCTGGAGACCGGCGACGTGGCCGAACTCGCCAGCGCGCCCGGCATCACCGAGGGCCGAGCGGCGGCCATCGCTCGGGGTGCCGTCCGGCGGCGTCACGACGACCCCGGCGGCTTTCTGGCGACCGACCGCGCGAAGGAGATACACCGGGACGCGCTCGGCCTGCTCAAAGACCGGACGGTCACGAGCTACGGCGAGAAGCGCCTCGAAACGCTCTACCCGAGCGGGGTCTCCTCGCGCGTCGAGGAGGCCCGCGAGTTCGCTGAGTCGGCGCTCGAACGAACGCCCGACCCCGAGGTGCTGGAGGCGCTGACCGACGTGGAACCGCTCGCCGACCCCCGGAGCGTCACGGTCCGCGACCGGTGTCTGGCGACGACCGACGCCGAGCGATACAGCGAGGCCCAGCACGAGATGCCGGAGTTGAGCGTCGAAGTGGTCGAAGACGCTCGGGACCTCGCGGACCTCGCGCGGGGCTACTCGACGGTCATCGCGCTGGACGAGGAGTTCGCGGGCGTGGCCGTCGAGGGCGACGTGCGCGTCGAACCCGACGCCTTGGACCGGCCCGCCGAGGTGGTGCCCGAGCGCGTGCTGGCGTTCTACGCCGCGAACCGCGACTGCTTGCGGGCGGCCGCGCGGGTCCACCGCGCGGCGGGCATCGACCCGCCGCTGGACGTGGACGCGCTCGAAGACGCGCTCTCCCGCGTCGATTCGGACGGCACCGTCGTCGGCGACGACGAGTTGGACCGCCTCGCGCGGGCCGTGGATGACCTCGACGCGGCGGTCTCGACCGCCGAGAGCGTCGCCAACGACGCGCTCCGGGACGCTATCGAGGAGCAGGACGTGACCGTCGAAGGCTCGGACCTGCTGTCGCTGGTCGAACAGGGCGCGGGCGTCGATTCGTTGCTCTCGCGGGAGTTGAGCGACGAGTACGCCGCCGCGGTCGAGCAGGCCCGCGAGGAGCTAATCGACTCGCTGGACTTGGACACCGGCGAGGCGGAGGTCGCGCGCCGAGCGTTTCCCGAAGAACCCAGCTTCCCGGTCGAGCGCGACGACGAGGTCGTCTCGCGCCTTCGCGACGACTTGCAGGCCGCGAAGGACCGCCGGGCCGCCAGTCGGAAGCGCGAACTCGCCGCCGACCTCGCGGACCGGCGCGGGGACGCCGAGGAGTTGGTCCGGACCGCGCTGGAACTCGACGTGGAGTTGGCCGTCGCGCGCTTCGCCGAGGACTTCGACTGCGTGATGCCCGAGTTCGTCGGGGACGGCGCGGCGGAATCGGGGGACGAGGCGACCAACTCGGGCTTCGAAATCGTCGGCGGGCGCTCGCCCCTGCTGGACGTGGAGTTCGCGGCGGTCGAACCGGTGGACTACGACGTGTCGGGCGTGGCGCTCCTCTCGGGCGTCAACAGCGGCGGGAAGACCTCGACGCTCGATTTGGTCGCGCTCGTGGCGATTCTGGCTCACATGGGCCTGCCGGTGCCCGCCGAGGAGGTTCGCATCGAACGCTTCCGCGAACTCCACTACCACGCCAAGACGCAGGGGACGCTTGACGCCGGGGCCTTCGAATCGACGCTCCGGGAGTTCGCCGGACTGGCGACGGGCGGCGAACCGTCCGCCGGGCGCTCCTCGGGCGGGCGAGCATCCGGCGGGCGGTCGGCGAGTCGCGCGGACGGGTCGGGCGGTGCGGGCGGCGAGGACGAAGCGGGCGGCGGGGACGTATCGGGCGGCGCGGACCGACTCGTCCTCGTGGACGAACTGGAGAGCATCACCGAACCCGGCGCGAGCGCCAAGATAATCGCCGGAATCCTCGAAGAACTGCGCGACGGCGACGTGACCGGCGTGTTCGTCTCGCACCTCGCCGCCGAGATTCGGGAGATGGCCGACTACGACGTGCCCGTAGACGGCATCGAGGCGAAGGGACTGGAGGACGGCGAGTTGGTCGTGAACCGCTCGCCGGTGAAAGACCACCTCGCGCGCTCGACGCCCGAGCTAATCGTCGAGAAACTGGCCGGGGACTCCGACGGCGAGTTCTACGATAGACTGCTAGAGAAGTTCTAA